A region from the Cyprinus carpio isolate SPL01 chromosome A8, ASM1834038v1, whole genome shotgun sequence genome encodes:
- the LOC109071081 gene encoding endothelial lipase-like, translated as MVEKSIRIALCLLCFILCHSFSSLAAAADQNAQLKDDSEDSFSMDPVLLHDRIKYNMRKSLDLDEDGCNLQPGKKESIEECGFNASFKTILIIHGWAMSGMFESWMHKLVAAVQRRESEANVVVVDWLGLAHQLYPDVVNHTRRVGQSIATLLDWLQEEVQLQLKDVHMIGYSLGAHVAGYAGTSVNGSIGRITGLDPAGPMFEGVESRKRLSPDDADFVDVLHTYSRGALGVSIGIQEPIGHIDIYPNGGDVQPGCSLGEVLSTAAAGNFVEVMKCEHERAVHLFVDSLMNKDHMSYAFQCTGPDRFKKGICLSCRKNRCNSIGYNAKKMRKRRNSKMYLKTRADTPFGGYHYQMKMHVFDRKNADVSDPTFYVTLYGSHNDTENLSVDIADGVGLNLTNTFLVFTEEDIGDLLKISLRWEGPSDSWSSVFKHFKSSFWSSSQNKKVLEVRRIRVKAGETQKKFTFCAEKTEISPGQEITFLKCRDGWEVKPRKRLHY; from the exons ATGGTAGAAAAATCAATAAGAATTGCACTTTGCTTGTTATGTTTTATCCTGTGCCATTCATTCAGTTCCTTAGCCGCTGCAGCCGACCAGAACGCGCAACTCAAAG ATGATTCTGAGGACAGCTTCTCAATGGATCCAGTGCTACTTCACGACCGAATCAAGTACAACATGCGAAAGTCTTTGGATCTTGATGAAGACGGCTGTAACCTCCAACCTGGGAAAAAGGAAAGCATTGAGGAGTGTGGCTTCAATGCCTCATTTAAGACCATTCTGATCATCCACGGCTGGGCG ATGAGTGGGATGTTTGAGAGCTGGATGCACAAGCTGGTGGCTGCTGTTCAGAGACGAGAGTCGGAGGCTAATGTAGTGGTGGTCGACTGGTTGGGCCTGGCCCACCAGCTTTACCCTGATGTCGTCAACCATACCCGCCGGGTTGGGCAGAGCATCGCTACTCTTTTGGACTGGCTCCAG GAAGAAGTGCAGCTACAACTTAAGGACGTGCATATGATTGGATATAGTCTTGGTGCTCATGTTGCTGGATATGCTGGAACTTCTGTAAATGGAAGTATTGGACGCATTACAG GTTTAGACCCAGCTGGTCCTATGTTCGAGGGGGTAGAGTCCCGCAAGAGGCTTTCTCCAGATGATGCAGACTTTGTCGATGTCCTGCACACATACTCACGGGGAGCTTTGGGCGTCAGTATTGGGATCCAGGAGCCTATTGGACACATTGATATTTATCCCAATGGTGGGGATGTACAACCAGGCTGTTCCTTAGGAGAAGTGCTGTCCACTGCTGCTGCAGGAA ACTTTGTGGAAGTCATGAAGTGTGAACATGAGCGGGCAGTGCATCTCTTTGTGGACTCCCTCATGAACAAGGACCACATGAGTTACGCTTTTCAATGTACCGGCCCTGATCGCTTCAAGAAGGGCATTTGCCTGAGCTGCAGGAAGAACCGCTGCAACAGTATTGGTTACAACGCCAAGAAAATGCGAAAGAGGAGAAACAGCAAAATGTACCTGAAGACTCGCGCAGACACACCTTTTGGTG GTTACCACTATCAGATGAAGATGCATGTGTTCGACAGGAAGAATGCAGATGTTTCAGATCCCACTTTCTACGTCACACTATACGGATCCCATAATGATACTGAAAACCTCAGTGTAGATAT TGCCGATGGAGTTGGTCTAAACCTCACAAACACATTTCTTGTCTTCACGGAAGAGGACATCGGTGACCTGCTGAAAATTTCTCTTCGCTGGGAAGGCCCTTCTGATTCCTGGTCATCCGTGTTCAAACACTTTAAGTCATCATTTTGGTCAAGTTCACAGAACAAAAAAGTTCTGGAGGTTCGGAGGATCAGAGTCAAAGCAGGAGAAACGCAGAAGAA GTTCACCTTCTGTGCTGAAAAGACTGAGATATCGCCAGGGCAAGAAATTACATTTCTTAAATGCCGTGATGGCTGGGAAGTAAAACCTAGAAAAAG attgCACTACTGA